GAGAGCCTTCATTGGGCCCTGTATTTGGTGTAAAAGGAGGAGCAGCTGGAGGAGGTTACGCACAAGTTGTGCCAATGGAAGAAATAAACTTGCAGTTTACCGGGGATATTCCTGCAGTAGATGCTGCTCATAATCTTCTTGCTGCGATGATAGACAATCATATTTATCGTGGGAATAAATTAGGAATTGATATAAAACATATTACCTGGGGAAGAACGATGGATGTGAACGACAGGGCTCTCCGCAATGTACTAATAGGCTTAGGTAGCGTATCCAATAATTATCCACGTGAGACAAGATTTGATATTACAGCTGCATCTGAAATTATGGCAATTCTCTGCCTTGCACAGGGTTTAGATGATCTAAAACAGCGTATTTCCCGCATTATTATAGGATTTACTGAAAAGAATGAGCCAATTACTGCAAAAGATTTAAATGTAGTAGGCGCTATGGCTATTGTATTGCGCAACGCAATTAAGCCTAATCTTGTGCAGACCATTGAAAATCATCCTGTATTTGTTCATGGAGGGCCGTTTGCAAATATTGCACATGGTGCAAGCTCACTTACTTCTATAAAGCTCGCATTAAAATTATCTGATTATGTAGTTACCGAGGGTGGTTTCGCATCTGATCTTGGAGGAGAAAAGTTTATGGATATTGTTAGTAGGGCTGGCGGGGTTAATCCTTCTGTTGTCGTGATTGTTGCAACGATCAGGGCATTAAAGATGCATGGTGGATTAAGTAAAAAAGAATTAAAAGAGGAGAATACCGAGGCTTTACAAAAAGGGCTTCTCAACCTTTCAAAACACATCGAAAATATGCAATTGTTTGGGTTGCCTGTGGTTGTTGCATTAAATAAATTTGATACAGACATAGACAGGGAAATAAAAATTGTTGAGGGATTTGTTAAAGCTAACGGCGTTCGATTTGCTGTTTCAAATGTCTGGGAAAGTGGTGGCAAAGGAGGGAAAAACCTTGCTAAAGAAGTGCTGGATGCTATTAGAAACGATGAAAATCATTTTCATTTTCTTTATGAACTAAACGCATCCATTAAAGAGAAAATTAGCTCAATTGCCTGTAATATGTATGGAGCAAGGAATATTATATATACAAAAGAAGCAGAAAGCGCATTAAACCTTATTAATGAACTTAATTACAGTGACTTGCCAGTGTGTATAGCAAAAACTCAATTGTCGCTGTCGGATAATTCAAAATTAAAAGGAAGGCCAGAAGGATTTGATGTGACAATTCGAGATGTAAGGCTTTCTTCAGGCGCAGGATTTATTGTGCCTATGGCAGGTAATATAATGACAATGCCGGGACTTCCTAGAATTCCAGCCGCGGAAAGTATGGATATCACAGAGGAAGGGGAGATAACGGGTTTATTCTAATGTACCTCGAAGAGATCAGAATATATGGTTTTAAAACTTTTAAGGACAATGTAAGAATTGTTCTCTCTCCAAAGGTTACTTGTATTGTAGGGCCGAATGGTTCAGGTAAAAGTAACATTGTTGATGCAGTGCGATGGGCATTAGGCGAACAGCGCCTTTCTTTGTTGAGAGCAAAAGAAGCACCTGATCTTATATTTTCTGGGTCTGCTTTTAAAAAGCAGCTCAGTGTAGCTTCAGTTAAACTTATTTTTAATAATGAAGATCATTTGCTTTCTGTCAAAACTCCGAGGGTTGTCATAGAAAGGCGATTGTATAGGTCAAAGGAATCACATTATTTTGTAAATGATGAGGAAATGCGTCTACAAGATGTCATGGGATTGTTCTATTCTGCAAAAATATATGGTCATATGTATGCAATTGTAGGTCAAGGTAAGGTCGAGGCTCTGCTACTTGAGAGGCCAGAACAGAAAAAAACCTTGATTGATCAAGTCGCAGGGGTAGAGATTTTTAAAAAGAGAAAAAGAGAAGCTTTACGCGAGCTTGATAAAGCCGAAGAAAATCTTTTGAGAGTGAAGGATCGTTTTCACGAGTTAAAAAAGACGGCAACACGTATTTCTGCTGAAGCAAAGAAAGCACATTTGTATTATACGGTGAAAGATAGGTTAAAACGTCTTGAAGATACTATGCTGAACAGTGAAATTCAACAGGTTGAACAAGAGGTTGCTCATCTTAAATCTGGTATCGAAGAGCTTAGTAGCGGACTAGAGCATCTTGCCAACAGTTTAGCTGATAAAAAAGTGGAAGAAACAGAAATTTTAAAAAAAGAAGAGGATGTTAGAAATGGTAAAAATAGATTACGGGACGAGAAAGAAAAAATTCTTATCGAGGAGACAAAACTCCTTGAAAAAGAGAAATATCTAAAAGAAAAAAAAGATAGTTTTGTGGCAAAAAAAGAAAGCTTTATGCAAAAAATAAAAGAGAAAGAGCACAAAACGGCTTCTCTTAACGAAGATGTGAAAAATTTATGTAATAAAAAAGATAATTTTGTAGAGACAATAAAAAAAGAAAAAGAAGAAATCCAATGTATAGAGAAAAAGATATCCGAAATGAAAACTTCTATGATGCCGCTCATTGAAAAAGCCCAAGAAAATGTAAAAAAACTTGAATTTATGAGAGAAGAGAGAGTCAAGAATGAAAAATTGCTTTCCGTCATTGAGTTTGATATTAGCCATATAAAAGAAGAAATTAATGAGTTGGAGATCAATACGCTGGACGTGGAAAAACTTGAAGAGTTGGATACAGTGGCTATTAGAGATAGGGTAGAAAAGATATATCTAACAAAAAAAGAATTAGAGATGAAAAGAAAAAGACTGGAAGAACAGATTCTTCTACTTAATTATGAAATAAAATTAGATGCGAAATTTATTAATGAAAAAGACACTACAAGAAAGAGACATTATGAAGAGGGTACACTGGGGAATTTGCTAAACTTAAAGGAAAGTGTGCCGGGTATAGAGGAAGAGTTAAATATAAAAATTCTTCCTTCGGTTGAAGAATTAAACAAAAAAGAAAAAGGGAAATTTTTTATAGAAGATGACCTGATTGACATAAAAGAAAAAGAAGTGGATGGGGTAAGGCCGTTGTCTTTCATTATTCATAAAGGTAGAGGTTTTTTGAATGGCATATATGCTGTGGAAAATTTGGCGGTTGGAAGAGCATTTTTTAAAAAATATTATGATAAGCTTTTTATTAAAAAAATTATTTCCAAAGATGGATTTGTATTGTATTCTCCGTATGAAGTGTGGTGCAAGAACGACCTCGTAGTACAGGAAAAAATAAAAGAACTTGATAAAAAAAAGAAACAAAATAGTTTTTTAAAAGAGAAACTGCAACAAAATGGTTTAGAAATCTCACGGGCTAATGACTTAATCTTTTCACTTCAGAAAGAGCTTGACAGAGGAAACGAAATAAATGCAAGGAGAAATGAGTTAGTTGAGGCAGAAAAAAGGATATCTGTTTTAACTAAAAAACTTAAAGAAAAGGAAAAGGAAAAAGAATCTACAAAGGCAAAAATTAGCTTCTTTTTAAGTGAAACAAAAAAGGAAAACAAGAGCGCAATCTTAGCAGAGAAGGAACAGAGTATGCGTCTCTTACAAGAAAGTCTTCAGAAAAAGGTACTGAAAGCAACTGAGAACAAATATAGACTTGAGAAAATCTCAGACGAAGTCGCGAGGATTAATGGGCAAATCAAATTTTACACCGGGGAGATAGATAAATTAAAAGAAGAGAAGGATAAATTTTTGGAAGAGTTTGGGAATATCGAAAATGAACTACATGGATTAGAAGGTGATCTACACGACATTTCTCTCAAAATAAAGAAATTAGAAAACGAGAGCAGTGTGTTGGACGAGAGAGAAAATAAAGTTGTCCGGGAAAGGAAAAAAATTGTTGAAGAAGTTCTTCGATTAAATGGACAAAAGGAAGAATTGCTTAGAAAAATGGAAAAACGGCGTATTGCTGTGGCAGAGAAAAATATTCGCATGGAGAACCTAAAAAGCAGTATGGAAGAAAAAGAGATTGAGAGAAGGGAAATTGGATATGAAGTGAACAAGGATAGATTAAAAGGAGAAATAAAAGAGCTGAAAGAAAAAATGGGATCACTTGGTGCAATCGATTTCACAAGTGTAGAGGAAGAAGATAAAGTTGTAGAAGAATTAAAGGAGAAGGAAGCTGTTTATAAAGATGTATCAAGCTCAAAGAGGAAAATTGAAAAGTTTATAAAAGAAATGGACGAAAGAATAAAAGAAGAATTTGAAAATACATTAAACCGGGTGGAAGAGCTTTTCTCTAAATTTTTTAAGAGAATGTTCCAGGGAGGTGAAGCAAGTATAGAGAGGTTTTATGATGATAACAGTGATGTGAAGGGCATTGAGCTGAATGTAAGGCTTCCTGGACGCAAAAAACAGTCGCTTCCGCTTCTTTCTGGTGGCGAAAAATCTTTGACTGCTCTTGCATTTCTTTTCGCCATTTTCAATGTAAAGCCAGCACCTTTTTATATCCTGGATGAGGTGGATGCAGCACTTGACGAAGATAACATAGAACGATTTGGAAAACTGCTGGGGGAGGAAGCAGACCTTACCCAGTTTGTTGTGATTACACATAACAAGGAAACAATGCAGAAGGCAGATATTCTGTACGGCATTACGATGGAGGATGATGGTATATCCAAAGTAGTTTCTTTAAAGATTGTTTGATTTTTTTGAACTTTTTTAACTACCGTCAAACGTGCATTGACAATATATATACCTGATGGTAAAATATATCAAAAATAGGAGGTTTAATATGGGAAAA
The genomic region above belongs to Caldisericota bacterium and contains:
- a CDS encoding formate--tetrahydrofolate ligase; its protein translation is MLDLEIAQNAKMKDIKEVAKDIELNDNEISLYGKYIAKVDLVAYKNRAKRADGKLIFVTAITPTPAGEGKTTTTIGLADALNDLGQKAMAVIREPSLGPVFGVKGGAAGGGYAQVVPMEEINLQFTGDIPAVDAAHNLLAAMIDNHIYRGNKLGIDIKHITWGRTMDVNDRALRNVLIGLGSVSNNYPRETRFDITAASEIMAILCLAQGLDDLKQRISRIIIGFTEKNEPITAKDLNVVGAMAIVLRNAIKPNLVQTIENHPVFVHGGPFANIAHGASSLTSIKLALKLSDYVVTEGGFASDLGGEKFMDIVSRAGGVNPSVVVIVATIRALKMHGGLSKKELKEENTEALQKGLLNLSKHIENMQLFGLPVVVALNKFDTDIDREIKIVEGFVKANGVRFAVSNVWESGGKGGKNLAKEVLDAIRNDENHFHFLYELNASIKEKISSIACNMYGARNIIYTKEAESALNLINELNYSDLPVCIAKTQLSLSDNSKLKGRPEGFDVTIRDVRLSSGAGFIVPMAGNIMTMPGLPRIPAAESMDITEEGEITGLF
- a CDS encoding AAA family ATPase gives rise to the protein MYLEEIRIYGFKTFKDNVRIVLSPKVTCIVGPNGSGKSNIVDAVRWALGEQRLSLLRAKEAPDLIFSGSAFKKQLSVASVKLIFNNEDHLLSVKTPRVVIERRLYRSKESHYFVNDEEMRLQDVMGLFYSAKIYGHMYAIVGQGKVEALLLERPEQKKTLIDQVAGVEIFKKRKREALRELDKAEENLLRVKDRFHELKKTATRISAEAKKAHLYYTVKDRLKRLEDTMLNSEIQQVEQEVAHLKSGIEELSSGLEHLANSLADKKVEETEILKKEEDVRNGKNRLRDEKEKILIEETKLLEKEKYLKEKKDSFVAKKESFMQKIKEKEHKTASLNEDVKNLCNKKDNFVETIKKEKEEIQCIEKKISEMKTSMMPLIEKAQENVKKLEFMREERVKNEKLLSVIEFDISHIKEEINELEINTLDVEKLEELDTVAIRDRVEKIYLTKKELEMKRKRLEEQILLLNYEIKLDAKFINEKDTTRKRHYEEGTLGNLLNLKESVPGIEEELNIKILPSVEELNKKEKGKFFIEDDLIDIKEKEVDGVRPLSFIIHKGRGFLNGIYAVENLAVGRAFFKKYYDKLFIKKIISKDGFVLYSPYEVWCKNDLVVQEKIKELDKKKKQNSFLKEKLQQNGLEISRANDLIFSLQKELDRGNEINARRNELVEAEKRISVLTKKLKEKEKEKESTKAKISFFLSETKKENKSAILAEKEQSMRLLQESLQKKVLKATENKYRLEKISDEVARINGQIKFYTGEIDKLKEEKDKFLEEFGNIENELHGLEGDLHDISLKIKKLENESSVLDERENKVVRERKKIVEEVLRLNGQKEELLRKMEKRRIAVAEKNIRMENLKSSMEEKEIERREIGYEVNKDRLKGEIKELKEKMGSLGAIDFTSVEEEDKVVEELKEKEAVYKDVSSSKRKIEKFIKEMDERIKEEFENTLNRVEELFSKFFKRMFQGGEASIERFYDDNSDVKGIELNVRLPGRKKQSLPLLSGGEKSLTALAFLFAIFNVKPAPFYILDEVDAALDEDNIERFGKLLGEEADLTQFVVITHNKETMQKADILYGITMEDDGISKVVSLKIV